Within the Sulfurospirillum barnesii SES-3 genome, the region CGCTACTTGGTCGCCTGCCTCAACAGCTTCTTTAACAGCTTTTGTAAGATTTTTGATTCTAGTTTTATAAAATCTATTTCTTTCTGTGCGTTTTTTAGTTTGTCTAATACGCTTTTCTGCTGACTTATGGTTTGCCATAGATAAGCCTTTCATTATTTAAATTTAGGCGTAGATTATATAAAAATAAATATTAAATCTAACTTATTTTAAGGGCATTTTAAAATAAACTTTTTTAAAAAGAGGGCTTAATGCTTTTCTTTTGAAAACCATTGGCGTAAAAAACTTTTTTCTTCTCCATAATACGCAAAATAAAATTCATAAATGTTATTTGCAAGGTATTCTAAATGCTCATGAGCATTGTCATCCCCCGCAAATAAATAAATGTCGTTTTGTTCCAAGTTCGTATTCCAATCAGGCAGTAACTCAATCTCTTTATGCCGAATACGCATTAATGGAATAAGGTTGTTTGTGAAATTTCTATCTTTCAATGAGGTTCTTAAAAGAGAGAGCGGTAGATTTAATGTGGAACAATGCTTACTTAATATGAACGCTTGTTGAGAGTCAATTTTAAGGGTAAAGAGTTTTGGGTGAAGATCAATAGCCAGTAACTGTTTTATAAGAGTTGTAACGTGGATTTCATCGAGTGCATGGATATTTTTAATAAAAATATCCAAGGCAGGATTTAAAATGGCATTAATGGTTTTATTGATCAGCACTTTTGCAGGAATAAAAATGGTATCAATATTTGAGCTTTCAAAAATAGAAAAATCTTCCAGTTCATTTTCTCTTGCAATTGTGACAATATGAGGGTTGAGTTTTTTTGCTGTTGCTAGGATAGAAAGGTTGGTGGTATCATCATTGGTTCCAGCAATAATGGCAACACAGGTATCAATACCTAGGGCTTTAAGCATCTCTTTGTCGTCGCCATCACCGATTAAGACTTTTGGCTGATTTTGAAAGGTGAACTGTTCTTTCATTTTTGGATTGATTTCAGCAAAGGAAATTTCAAAATTATTGTGTTTTAGTA harbors:
- the rpsT gene encoding 30S ribosomal protein S20 — translated: MANHKSAEKRIRQTKKRTERNRFYKTRIKNLTKAVKEAVEAGDQVAATLALKNVNKSFHSYSTKGILPKNTAARRVSRLAQLVNTLGTVAA
- a CDS encoding NAD-binding protein gives rise to the protein MAGIKSPYCKAIVSLFENDALNLRIALTSKVLNPNITMAIKSTTKNQTENLMDIGVQIIENPFDIIAEHMHMAINNPNTLKVVRWIYGLCNLYDPPLHLPHGKYIVCGYGRMGKSIYEVLKHNNFEISFAEINPKMKEQFTFQNQPKVLIGDGDDKEMLKALGIDTCVAIIAGTNDDTTNLSILATAKKLNPHIVTIARENELEDFSIFESSNIDTIFIPAKVLINKTINAILNPALDIFIKNIHALDEIHVTTLIKQLLAIDLHPKLFTLKIDSQQAFILSKHCSTLNLPLSLLRTSLKDRNFTNNLIPLMRIRHKEIELLPDWNTNLEQNDIYLFAGDDNAHEHLEYLANNIYEFYFAYYGEEKSFLRQWFSKEKH